The following coding sequences are from one Mercenaria mercenaria strain notata unplaced genomic scaffold, MADL_Memer_1 contig_3495, whole genome shotgun sequence window:
- the LOC123523792 gene encoding general transcription factor IIF subunit 1-like, with product MATKPQPVAGAGAAKPGAASASSQSTTQEYVVRVSNNTSKKHSMIKFSTGTEVDFLKLTNTTVRMERENNLREYKTAHNLDMMPKFGAGSEYGREQKEEARRKKFGINIKKYNPDAQPWLMKVGKGKDAKRFKGVREGTITQNTSYYIFTQSPDGAFDAFPIEEWYNFQPVVQYKYLNSEEAEEEFLKRDKRMNMFSIMKRIKKDDDTADPDADEKKVKKKKDRSLILTDMEEWGFDEDDDDDDDDDDDEEGEKKPKKKEKKDTKKKGRKVAKLNDNDEAVEDSDEGDFDDRELDYISDSGSESELDEKEKDAKYDTQGVDQERGLKKLIDSEEESSEEEGENKEEEENEEGEADEGGGEGGGGGKEKKVKKEKKEKSKDGGDESDSSSSSSDSEDSDIDKNEDKFSSVLFMQKRKGGSRSNTPTFDKSADSKVDVKTEVKSDGVKRKMEGEDTTDSQKKPRTESPVVPSASSASLSSGEITEEAIRRYLSRKPMTAKELVQKFKSKKPQMSKDQMTQRIGQLLKKINPERKYVNNVLYLSLKKSD from the exons CCTGTGGCAGGAGCTGGAGCTGCAAAACCTGGCGCAGCATCTGCAAGCAGTCAGTCCACAACTCAGGAATATGTTGTGAGAGTTTCAAACAACACTTCCAAGAAGCACAGTATGATCAAGTTCTCCACTGGAACTGAAGTTGACTTCCTCAAACTCACAAAT ACTACTGTGAGAATGGAAAGGGAAAACAATTTGAGAGAATATAAAACTGCCCATAATTTAGACATGATGCCGAAATTTGGTGCTGGAAGTGAGTATGGCCGTGAACAGAAGGAGGAGGCTAGAAGAAAAAAGTTTGGaataaatatcaagaaatatAATCCTGATGCACAGCCATGGCTAATGAAAGTTGGAAAAGGCAAAGATGCTAAAAG ATTTAAAGGTGTGAGGGAAGGAACGATCACACAGAATACATCATATTATATATTCACACAAAGTCCAGATGGAGCATTCGATGCCTTCCCTATAGAAGAATGGTACAACTTCCAACCTGTAGTTCAGTATAAATATCTCAACTCGGAGGAGGCAGAGGAGGAATTTCTAAA GCGGGACAAGAGGATGAACATGTTTTCCATTATGAAGAGGATAAAGAAAGACGATGATACCGCAGATCCTGATGCTGATGAGAAGAAAGTCAAGAAAAAGAAAGATAGGAGTTTG ATATTGACTGACATGGAGGAATGGGGTTtcgatgaagatgatgatgacgatgatgatgatgatgacgacgaagAGGGAG AGAAAAAGCcaaagaagaaagaaaagaaagataCAAAGAAGAAAGGAAGGAAGGTTGCAAAACTAAATGACAATGACGAGGCTGTAGAAGATAGTGACGAGGGAGATTTTGATGACAGAGAACTAGATTATATTTCAGATTCTGGAAG TGAATCAGAACTAGATGAGAAAGAGAAAGATGCCAAGTACGATACACAGGGTGTAGATCAGGAACGTGGACTGAAGAAACTGATCGACTCGGAGGAAGAGAGCAGTGAGGAGGAGGgagaaaataaagaagaagaggAGAACGAGGAGGGAGAGGCTGACGAGGGAGGGGGAGAGGGAGGTGGTGGCGGCAAAGAGaaaaaagtgaagaaagaaaAGAAGGAGAAAAGTAAAGATG gTGGAGATGAAAGTGACAGTAGCAGTTCCTCCTCAGACAGCGAGGACTCGGATATAGACAAGAATGAGGATAAGTTCTCATCTGTTCTCTTTATGCAA aaaaggaAAGGTGGATCAAGATCTAACACTCCAACATTTGACAAATCAGCTGATAGTAAGGTAGATGTCAAGACAGAGGTCAAATCAGATG GTGTAAAGAGGAAGATGGAGGGTGAAGATACGACAGACTCACAGAAGAAACCTAGAACTGAATCTCCCGTTGTGCCGTCTGCTTCCAGCGCATCATTGTCTAG TGGTGAGATAACGGAGGAAGCTATCAGACGGTATCTGTCTCGTAAACCCATGACAGCTAAAGAACTTGTACAgaaattcaaatcaaagaaaccGCAGATGTCAAAAGATCAGATGACTCAACGTATCGGACAGTTATTGAAGAAAATCAATCCGGAGAGAAAATATGTGAACAATGTGTTGTATTTATCTTTAAAGAAATCAGATTGA